A single region of the Triticum dicoccoides isolate Atlit2015 ecotype Zavitan chromosome 2B, WEW_v2.0, whole genome shotgun sequence genome encodes:
- the LOC119366492 gene encoding oxalate--CoA ligase-like — MEALTLTSLLKAAAAAFPDRRAIAVHGKIDLTHAALDALVDAAAARLAAGAHGLRPGQTVALCFPNTVELVVVFLAVIRARGVAAPLNPAYTQDEFEFYLSDSGARLLVTGADGNAPAQAAAAKLGLPHAVAATLTDAAGPLGLTGLAGDIQDNHPAPQNNGTVHQDGGNEPSDVALFLHTSGTTSRPKGVPLTQRNLAASVQNIRAVYRFAETDATVVTLPLFHVHGLMCALLSSLASGASVALPAAGRFSASTFWGDMLAAGATWYTAVPTIHQIILDRHASLPEPRYPALRFVRSCSASLAPVILERLEAAFGAPVLEAYAMTEASHMMTSNPLPQDGARKSGSVGRAAGSLEVAVLDEVGSQVPAGERGEVCIRGPNVTAGYKTADPGANEAAFLHGWFHTGDIGVMDGEGYLSLVGRIKELINRGGEKISPIEVDSVLLGHPDVAQAVSFGVPDEKYGEEIHCAVIPREGTSVALGEEEVVAFCRKNLAAFKVPKKVYIAADLPKTATGKIQRRIVAQHFFVPAAAAAAKA; from the exons ATGGAGGCCCTCACGCTCACCTCCCTCCtcaaggccgccgccgccgccttccccgaccGCCGCGCCATCGCCGTCCACGGCAAGATCGACCTCACGCACGCCGCGCTCGACGCCCTCGtcgacgccgccgccgcgcgcctcgccgccggcgcccACGGGCTCCGCCCCGGCCAGACCGTCGCGCTCTGCTTCCCCAACACCGTCGAG CTGGTGGTGGTGTTCCTGGCGGTGATCCGCGCGCGGGGCGTGGCCGCGCCGCTCAACCCGGCCTACACGCAGGACGAGTTCGAGTTCTACCTCTCCGACTCGGGCGCGCGCCTGCTCGTCACCGGCGCCGACGGCAAcgcgcccgcgcaggccgccgccgccaagctcGGCCTGCCCCACGCCGTCGCCGCCACGCTCACCGACGCAGCAGGGCCGCTCGGCCTCACCGGCCTTGCCGGGGACATCCAAGATAACCACCCCGCGCCCCAGAACAACGGCACCGTCCATCAGGACGGAGGCAACGAGCCGTCGGACGTGGCCCTGTTCCTGCACACCTCCGGCACGACGAGCCGGCCCAAGGGGGTGCCGCTCACGCAGCGCAACCTGGCGGCCTCCGTCCAGAACATCCGCGCCGTGTACCGGTTCGCGGAGACGGACGCGACGGTGGTGACACTGCCGCTGTTCCACGTGCACGGCCTCATGTGCGCGCTGCTGTCCTCTCTGGCGTCCGGCGCGTCGGTGGCGCTCCCGGCCGCCGGCCGCTTCTCGGCGTCCACGTTCTGGGGCGACATGCTCGCGGCGGGCGCCACGTGGTACACGGCGGTGCCCACGATCCACCAGATCATCCTGGACCGGCACGCGTCGCTGCCGGAGCCGCGGTACCCGGCGCTGCGGTTCGTGCGCAGCTGCAGCGCGTCGCTGGCGCCGGTGATCCTGGAGCGGCTGGAGGCGGCGTTCGGGGCGCCGGTGCTGGAGGCGTACGCCATGACGGAGGCCTCCCACATGATGACCTCCAACCCGCTGCCGCAGGACGGGGCGCGCAAGTCGGGGTCCGTGGGGCGCGCGGCGGGGTCGCTGGAGGTGGCGGTGCTGGACGAGGTCGGCAGCCAGGTCCCCGCCGGCGAGCGCGGGGAGGTGTGCATCCGCGGGCCGAACGTGACGGCGGGGTACAAGACGGCCGACCCCGGCGCGAACGAGGCGGCGTTCCTGCACGGGTGGTTCCACACGGGGGACATCGGGGTGATGGACGGCGAGGGGTACCTCTCCCTCGTCGGGCGGATCAAGGAGCTCATCAACCGGGGCGGCGAGAAGATCTCGCCGATCGAGGTGGACTCGGTGCTGCTGGGCCACCCGGACGTGGCGCAGGCGGTGTCGTTCGGCGTCCCCGACGAGAAATACGGCGAGGAGATCCACTGCGCGGTGATCCCCCGGGAGGGAACGAGCGTGGCgctgggggaggaggaggtggtggccttCTGCCGGAAGAACCTGGCGGCGTTCAAGGTGCCCAAGAAGGTGTACATCGCCGCCGACCTGCCCAAGACGGCCACCGGCAAGATCCAGCGACGCATCGTCGCGCAGCACTTCTTCGtgcccgcggccgccgccgccgccaaggcctAG